A genomic segment from Triticum dicoccoides isolate Atlit2015 ecotype Zavitan chromosome 1A, WEW_v2.0, whole genome shotgun sequence encodes:
- the LOC119360876 gene encoding legumin B-like — protein sequence MAVDLTPRQPAKAYGGDGGAYYEWSPAELPMLGVASIGAAKLSLAAGGMSLPSYSDSAKVAYVLQGKGTVGIVLPEATKEKVVAVKEGDALALPFGVVTWWHNTPESATELVVLFLGDTSKGHRPGQFTNFQLTGASGIFTGFSTEFVGRAWDLKEDDAAKLVSSQPASGIVKLTAGQKLPVPVDADRKDMALNCLEAKLDVDIPNGGRVVVLNTANLPLVKEVGLGADLVRIDAHSMCSPGFSCDSAYQVTYIVRGSGRVQVVGPDGKRVLETRIEGGSLFIVPRFHVVSKIADASGMEWFSIITTPNPIFSHLAGKTSVWKAISPEVLEASFNTTPEMEKLFRSKRLDSEIFFAPNRSHSSRIGWLP from the exons ATGGCGGTGGATCTGACCCCGAGGCAGCCGGCCAAGGcctacggcggcgacggcggcgcctaCTACGAGTGGAGCCCCGCCGAGCTGCCCATGCTCGGCGTCGCCTCCATCGGCGCCGCCAAGCTCTCGCTCGCCGCCGGCGGCATGTCGCTCCCCAGCTACTCCGACTCCGCCAAGGTCGCCTACGTCCTCCAAG gcaaaggaaccGTTGGCATCGTCCTGCCTGAGGCCACCAAGGAGAAGGTGGTCGCCGTGAAGGAAGGCGATGCTCTGGCGCTCCCCTTCGGCGTGGTCACCTGGTGGCACAACACCCCTGAGTCTGCCACGGAGCTCGTCGTCCTCTTCCTCGGTGACACCTCCAAGGGCCACAGGCCCGGCCAGTTTACCAACTTCCAGCTCACCGGTGCCAGCGGTATCTTCACCGGCTTTTCCACAGAGTTCGTCGGCCGCGCATGGGACCTCAAGGAGGACGATGCCGCCAAGCTCGTCTCCAGCCAGCCTGCGTCTGGCATTGTGAAGCTCACTGCTGGACAGAAGCTCCCGGTGCCGGTCGATGCTGACCGCAAGGACATGGCTCTTAACTGCCTTGAGGCCAAGCTGGACGTGGACATCCCCAACGGTGGCCGCGTGGTGGTGCTCAACACCGCGAACCTGCCTCTGGTCAAGGAGGTTGGGCTCGGTGCCGACCTTGTCAGGATCGACGCCCACTCCATGTGCTCCCCGGGCTTCTCCTGTGACTCGGCCTACCAGGTGACCTACATCGTCCGCGGCAGCGGCCGTGTTCAGGTTGTCGGCCCTGATGGCAAGCGCGTGCTGGAGACCCGCATTGAGGGCGGCAGCCTCTTCATTGTGCCCCGCTTCCATGTCGTGTCCAAGATCGCTGATGCCTCCGGCATGGAGTGGTTCTCCATTATCACCACCCCCAA CCCGATCTTCAGCCACCTTGCTGGGAAGACCTCGGTGTGGAAGGCCATCTCGCCGGAGGTGCTGGAGGCGTCGTTCAACACCACGCCGGAGATGGAGAAGCTCTTCCGGTCCAAGAGGCTGGACTCTGAGATTTTCTTCGCCCCCAATAGGAGCCATTCGTCTCGCATCGGCTGGTTGCCTTAG